One genomic segment of [Phormidium] sp. ETS-05 includes these proteins:
- a CDS encoding SGNH/GDSL hydrolase family protein, whose protein sequence is MALTSRGLSYIWGALDGEMAVKIALVSLGIGITLIFAVELLLRLIFGFGNPLIYLPDREIGYLLAPSQRLRRFGNLIEINQYSMRGPEVAPQPAPGSMRVLLLGDSVANGGWWTDGEEIISALMAKKLSTSDAAVEVLNASANSWGPRNQLAFVRRFGTFGARTLVLLLNTDDLFAGPPSSVVVGRSRFYPARKPGGAIAEVLSRYLFPSPEEPSLPKETGDIVGYNLEAIRQLQQLARSANSQFLLAITPLQRETSPTGSRDYELRARERLHQFTQQQQIPYLDLLSAFQTHTAPAILYRDHIHLSSQGNQVVSEAICKALQHLF, encoded by the coding sequence ATGGCTCTGACCTCCAGGGGGTTATCATACATCTGGGGGGCGCTTGATGGGGAAATGGCGGTGAAAATAGCACTGGTAAGTTTAGGAATCGGCATTACTCTTATTTTCGCAGTAGAACTTTTGCTGCGGCTGATTTTTGGTTTTGGCAATCCTCTGATTTACCTCCCAGACCGGGAAATTGGGTATCTGCTAGCACCTTCTCAGCGCTTGCGGCGGTTTGGGAATTTAATCGAAATCAACCAGTATTCTATGCGGGGTCCGGAAGTGGCACCACAGCCCGCGCCCGGTTCAATGCGGGTACTGCTCCTCGGAGATTCCGTCGCCAATGGTGGCTGGTGGACCGATGGGGAGGAGATTATTTCGGCGCTTATGGCCAAAAAGCTCTCTACCTCAGATGCGGCGGTGGAGGTCCTCAATGCCAGTGCTAACTCTTGGGGGCCGAGAAACCAGCTCGCTTTTGTGCGCCGGTTTGGTACTTTCGGCGCCCGCACCCTGGTGTTGTTGCTTAATACTGATGATTTATTTGCAGGGCCTCCCAGTTCTGTGGTGGTGGGGCGCAGTCGTTTCTACCCCGCTCGTAAACCCGGTGGGGCGATCGCCGAAGTCCTCAGCCGCTATCTATTCCCTTCACCAGAAGAGCCGTCTCTACCCAAAGAGACTGGGGATATCGTTGGTTATAACTTAGAAGCAATTCGCCAACTACAACAGCTCGCCCGATCGGCAAATAGCCAATTTCTCCTCGCCATTACCCCCTTGCAGCGGGAAACGAGCCCCACAGGTTCTCGTGACTACGAACTCCGAGCCAGAGAACGCCTACACCAATTCACCCAACAACAGCAAATTCCCTACCTGGACCTACTGAGCGCTTTTCAGACTCATACTGCACCCGCCATCTTGTACCGAGACCACATTCACCTGAGTTCTCAGGGCAATCAGGTAGTCAGTGAAGCTATCTGTAAAGCGCTACAGCACTTATTTTAG
- a CDS encoding Gfo/Idh/MocA family oxidoreductase — protein MRQLHPYLQRTGPEPLRVGVIGVGNMGQHHTRVLSLLKDVELVGVADVNLERGLDTASKYRIKFFEDYRDLLPHVDAVCIAVPTRLHHAVGMTCLQSGVHVLIEKPIAANIAEAESLVNAAAESGCILQVGHIERFNPAFQELSKVLETEQVLALEAHRMSPYSHRANDVSVVLDLMIHDIDLLLELAASPVVRLTASGSRTCDVPNGASRSGGPVVDYVTATLGFANGIVATLTASKVTHRKIRRIVAHCRNSLTEADFLNNEILIHRQTTADYMTAYGQVLYRQDGLIEKVYTSNIEPLHAELEHFVGCVRGGNQPSVGGQQALKALRLASLIEQMALDGKVWHHQGDLELVNPQTVTF, from the coding sequence TTGAGGCAGTTACATCCTTACCTGCAAAGGACAGGTCCGGAACCGCTCCGGGTTGGGGTAATTGGTGTGGGCAATATGGGCCAGCATCATACAAGAGTCCTCAGCTTGCTTAAAGATGTGGAGTTAGTTGGCGTCGCTGATGTCAACCTAGAAAGGGGTCTGGATACAGCCAGCAAGTACCGAATCAAATTTTTTGAAGATTATCGGGACTTACTACCCCATGTGGATGCGGTCTGTATCGCTGTACCCACCAGATTGCATCATGCCGTAGGTATGACCTGTTTGCAGTCGGGGGTCCATGTGCTGATTGAAAAGCCGATCGCGGCTAACATTGCCGAGGCAGAATCTCTCGTCAATGCGGCGGCGGAGTCCGGCTGTATCCTGCAAGTTGGTCATATCGAACGCTTTAACCCAGCATTTCAAGAACTGAGCAAAGTCCTGGAGACGGAACAGGTCCTGGCGTTGGAAGCTCATCGGATGAGCCCTTATTCCCACCGCGCCAATGACGTGTCCGTAGTCTTGGATTTGATGATCCACGATATTGATTTGCTGCTGGAACTAGCTGCATCCCCTGTGGTGCGGTTAACAGCCAGCGGCAGTAGAACCTGCGATGTGCCAAATGGTGCCAGCCGAAGTGGGGGACCAGTAGTGGATTATGTCACGGCCACTTTAGGTTTTGCCAACGGCATTGTGGCCACGCTGACCGCCAGCAAGGTGACACACCGCAAAATCCGCCGGATTGTGGCTCATTGCCGCAATTCTCTTACGGAGGCAGATTTTTTAAATAATGAAATTTTGATTCACCGCCAAACTACAGCGGATTATATGACGGCCTACGGTCAGGTGCTTTACCGCCAGGATGGGTTGATTGAAAAGGTTTACACCAGTAATATCGAGCCTTTGCACGCGGAGTTAGAACATTTTGTGGGTTGCGTGCGGGGTGGCAATCAGCCTTCTGTGGGGGGGCAACAGGCCCTCAAAGCCTTGCGGTTAGCCAGTTTAATTGAGCAAATGGCTCTGGATGGTAAGGTTTGGCACCACCAGGGCGATTTGGAACTGGTTAATCCCCAGACAGTGACTTTTTGA
- a CDS encoding vitamin K epoxide reductase family protein: MKRRTSTPWIYRWSRILIGAIATAGALETAFLTVAEYTGGAASVCPTTGCKQVLESAYATVFGVPLTLFGLLAYGVMAVMAFAPLAINPETSKQQRSQAENLTWLGMFALGTAMLVFSSNLMYVMLVEIKAICPYCIASAIFSAAIFFLTVAGRDWEDLGQLFFIGIVVGMVTLITLLGIYANVDKTGASGAGTLGQTSTVGGETGLPIMNESGPAEIALAEHLTKIGAKNMVLTGAATAMSRRNSSVSRLLASSIT, translated from the coding sequence ATGAAACGCCGAACTTCTACTCCGTGGATTTATCGCTGGTCCCGCATCCTGATCGGGGCGATCGCCACCGCCGGTGCCTTGGAAACCGCCTTTCTTACCGTTGCCGAGTACACCGGGGGCGCTGCCTCTGTCTGTCCCACCACCGGCTGCAAGCAGGTGCTAGAAAGTGCTTACGCCACGGTATTTGGAGTACCTTTGACCTTGTTCGGGCTCTTGGCATATGGAGTGATGGCGGTGATGGCTTTCGCTCCCCTGGCAATCAATCCCGAAACCAGCAAGCAACAGCGCTCTCAGGCGGAAAATCTTACCTGGTTGGGGATGTTCGCTTTAGGCACCGCTATGCTGGTGTTCAGCTCCAACCTGATGTATGTAATGCTGGTGGAAATCAAAGCCATTTGCCCTTACTGTATCGCTTCGGCCATTTTCTCAGCGGCGATTTTCTTCCTCACCGTAGCAGGTCGCGACTGGGAAGACCTAGGGCAGCTATTTTTCATTGGCATTGTGGTGGGGATGGTGACGCTCATTACTTTGCTGGGGATTTACGCTAACGTGGATAAAACCGGTGCATCAGGAGCCGGTACTTTAGGCCAAACTAGCACGGTTGGCGGTGAAACAGGACTGCCGATTATGAATGAATCCGGCCCGGCGGAAATCGCCCTGGCGGAGCATCTCACCAAAATTGGCGCTAAAAATATGGTGCTTACTGGTGCAGCCACTGCCATGAGCAGAAGGAACTCTTCGGTCAGCAGGCTTTTAGCCTCATCAATTACATAG
- the btpA gene encoding photosystem I biogenesis protein BtpA: MDLYLQQIFKTPNPIIGVVHLQPLPTSPRWGGSLKAVIERAEREAAALASGGVDGIIVENFFDAPFTKDQVDPAVVTAMTISIERLMNLVALPIGINVLRNDGLSAMAIASCVGAKFIRVNVLTGVMATDQGIIEGIAHQLLRYRRSLGSDVKIFADVLVKHARPLGAETLHAAVKDTIERGLADAVILSGWATGSPPVLEDLELAKDAAKGTPVFIGSGANWENISSLMSAADGAIVASSLKRHGSIEQPIDPIRVSQFVEAARRSTKAKTEYGINGVSQPKISAHPAAGG; encoded by the coding sequence GTGGACTTATATCTACAACAAATCTTCAAAACCCCAAATCCAATTATTGGCGTAGTGCATTTACAGCCCCTGCCCACCTCTCCGAGATGGGGTGGCAGCCTGAAAGCGGTTATCGAGCGAGCGGAGCGAGAGGCTGCTGCTTTGGCATCTGGGGGTGTGGATGGGATTATCGTCGAGAATTTCTTTGATGCCCCTTTTACCAAAGACCAAGTGGACCCGGCGGTAGTCACGGCGATGACCATATCGATCGAGCGGCTGATGAACTTAGTGGCTCTACCGATCGGGATTAATGTCTTGCGTAATGATGGTTTAAGCGCGATGGCGATCGCCTCTTGCGTGGGAGCCAAATTTATCCGCGTTAATGTCCTCACCGGCGTCATGGCTACCGATCAGGGAATCATCGAAGGCATTGCCCACCAACTGCTCCGCTACCGGCGATCGCTGGGCTCTGATGTGAAAATCTTTGCCGATGTGCTGGTGAAACACGCCCGCCCCCTGGGGGCGGAAACTCTCCACGCGGCAGTCAAAGATACGATCGAGCGCGGTTTGGCTGATGCCGTGATTCTCTCTGGTTGGGCTACGGGCAGCCCCCCGGTACTGGAGGACCTGGAACTGGCTAAGGACGCCGCCAAAGGCACTCCGGTTTTTATTGGCAGCGGTGCCAACTGGGAAAACATCTCCTCTCTGATGTCCGCCGCCGATGGGGCGATCGTTGCCAGTTCCCTCAAACGACATGGCAGCATCGAGCAACCGATCGATCCAATTCGAGTCAGTCAGTTTGTGGAGGCGGCTCGCCGTAGTACCAAAGCCAAGACTGAATATGGGATAAACGGCGTTTCTCAACCCAAAATCTCAGCACATCCAGCGGCGGGTGGATGA